In Bacillota bacterium, one DNA window encodes the following:
- a CDS encoding DNA polymerase III subunit alpha: MVAGGNFVHLHGHSPWSLLDGAARLEEIIPQAIEWGMPALSVTDHGAMYGTAQAYRLAQSFSEKLGKPFKFIPGVEVYVAPRSRFDKEKDQGDDANWHLVLWALDNIGLSMLYQLVSSSEMYYKPRIDKILLAELIETYGQGHLAGSTACIGSEVGQLLLSQDYSAAKGAALGYQEILGKGNFFLELQDHGLQEQQIVNTGLVQISRENQLPLVASNDYHYFRPEHAYYHDVLLCIQTGKTVDDPNRMRMATDQAYFKSAEEMYRLFGDYPEALYNTLVIAERSNVEMDFDTIHLPEFDIPPGFKSADEYLEHLAREGAMRRYGELSDPVVRRLEYELGVISQMGYADYFLIVWDFVRFARSQNIAVGPGRGSSAGSLVAYSLEITNVDPLRYGLLFERFLNPERVTLPDIDIDFCYHRRNEVIRYVIDKYGPDRVAQIITFGTLKPRAAVRDVARALGVPLRKADRIAKSIPFDAKSLPDALEKSPELKSVFDTDEETKEVIEIADFMAGFPRHPSTHAAGVVIAPRPLREDIPLYKPEGQKVVTKYATQYPMGVLEDMNFLKMDFLALRNLSVIQGTLEWIEKLRGITLDIDEIDLSDPKVFQLFSQGQTAGVFQFESEGMRQMLRDFQPESLEHLTLLNAMYRPGPAQYIPTVIRRRHGQERVEWPHPDLQSILEETYGIMAYQEQIMAVAHRFAGMSLGEADLLRRAIGKKVARIIEEQRQRFIDGAVEQGYDAKLAADIYADIEKFANYGFPKSHSCAYALVAYQTAYLKVHYPSEYMATLLTSVMAKNKNIKLGEYLQECQEMGITVLPPDVNTSEKVFVPRSDGSIVFGLTAVKNVGESVVEAIVKERSKRIFSSLYDFCSRVSVGREVLISLIKVGAFDSLGAKRSQLLAIVDDALKLGNKASSHEDQISFFDVAATGFSELDTELPLPEIEELPVSVRLQDERELVGFYLSGHPLDQYQDLLANLDIVDSRSLSKQPDEAKVQVAGVITELRRITTKKGDEMAFATLEDRSGPIDLTIFPRTWQRYKDLLDSHEPLLVEGRNDSIIDEPAQTTDSGAAGETEEEETEEVFQARLIVNGIQLLKEAQPLSSNGKPAEPNTLELWIKVSGSDPEQLYTLREVLVNHRGEHPVYLVFKEQNVACIVDEKHWVDASVSQLPAAIEAVTGVGTVVVQSTKRP; encoded by the coding sequence GTGGTTGCGGGTGGTAACTTCGTACACCTTCATGGTCATTCCCCTTGGTCATTGCTAGATGGGGCAGCGAGGCTGGAGGAGATTATTCCCCAAGCCATCGAGTGGGGCATGCCTGCACTCTCGGTAACGGATCACGGAGCCATGTATGGGACGGCTCAGGCTTATCGCTTGGCGCAAAGTTTCAGTGAGAAATTAGGCAAACCCTTCAAATTCATTCCCGGAGTAGAGGTGTATGTCGCCCCCCGCTCCCGGTTCGATAAGGAAAAGGACCAGGGCGACGATGCCAATTGGCATCTGGTGCTCTGGGCTCTAGACAACATCGGCCTGTCGATGCTCTACCAGCTGGTATCTTCCAGCGAGATGTATTACAAGCCCCGCATTGATAAAATACTCCTGGCTGAACTGATTGAAACCTATGGTCAGGGCCATTTGGCGGGATCAACTGCCTGTATCGGCTCGGAAGTTGGGCAGTTGTTGCTGAGCCAGGATTACTCTGCCGCCAAGGGGGCTGCCCTTGGGTACCAGGAGATTTTGGGTAAGGGCAACTTTTTCTTGGAGCTCCAGGATCATGGACTGCAGGAACAGCAAATTGTCAACACCGGCTTGGTGCAGATCTCCAGAGAGAACCAGCTTCCCCTGGTGGCCAGCAATGATTATCATTACTTTCGCCCTGAACATGCCTACTATCATGATGTTCTGCTTTGTATTCAAACGGGTAAGACCGTAGACGACCCCAACAGGATGCGGATGGCCACGGACCAGGCCTATTTCAAGTCTGCCGAGGAAATGTATCGGCTCTTTGGCGATTATCCCGAAGCTCTCTACAATACTCTGGTGATTGCTGAACGCAGCAACGTAGAGATGGACTTTGATACCATCCATCTTCCGGAATTTGACATTCCTCCCGGGTTTAAAAGCGCCGATGAATACCTGGAGCATCTGGCCCGGGAGGGGGCGATGCGGCGTTACGGAGAGCTGAGCGATCCGGTGGTTCGGCGGTTAGAATATGAGCTGGGCGTCATTAGCCAGATGGGGTATGCCGACTATTTCCTTATTGTTTGGGACTTTGTTCGCTTTGCCCGCAGCCAAAATATCGCGGTGGGTCCAGGGAGGGGGAGTTCCGCGGGCTCTTTGGTAGCCTATTCCTTGGAGATAACTAATGTCGATCCCTTGCGCTATGGTCTGTTGTTTGAACGCTTCCTCAATCCCGAGCGGGTAACCTTGCCGGACATCGATATCGACTTTTGTTACCACCGCCGTAATGAAGTAATTCGGTATGTCATCGATAAGTATGGGCCTGATCGAGTGGCCCAGATCATCACCTTCGGGACCTTGAAACCTCGGGCTGCCGTCCGAGACGTAGCCAGGGCCTTGGGGGTACCCTTGCGCAAGGCAGATAGGATTGCCAAATCTATCCCCTTTGATGCCAAATCACTGCCCGATGCCTTGGAGAAATCACCGGAGCTGAAGAGTGTCTTTGACACCGACGAGGAGACGAAAGAGGTCATCGAGATTGCCGACTTTATGGCGGGTTTTCCCCGTCATCCTTCTACCCATGCCGCGGGCGTGGTAATTGCCCCCCGCCCCTTAAGGGAAGACATCCCCTTGTACAAGCCCGAGGGACAGAAGGTGGTAACAAAGTACGCCACTCAATATCCCATGGGCGTGTTAGAGGATATGAACTTCCTGAAGATGGATTTTCTGGCGCTGCGGAATCTATCGGTCATCCAAGGGACCCTGGAGTGGATTGAAAAGCTCCGGGGGATTACCCTGGACATCGATGAGATAGATCTGTCTGACCCAAAGGTGTTTCAACTCTTTAGCCAGGGGCAGACCGCCGGGGTCTTTCAGTTTGAGTCTGAAGGGATGCGTCAGATGCTGCGGGACTTTCAGCCCGAGAGTTTGGAGCATCTCACCCTGCTCAATGCCATGTATCGGCCCGGACCCGCGCAGTATATCCCCACGGTGATTCGACGCCGCCATGGACAGGAGAGGGTGGAATGGCCCCATCCTGATCTGCAGTCGATCCTCGAGGAAACCTACGGGATCATGGCCTATCAGGAGCAGATTATGGCTGTGGCTCACCGCTTTGCCGGTATGAGTCTTGGAGAGGCAGACCTGTTACGGCGAGCGATAGGGAAGAAGGTTGCCAGAATTATAGAGGAGCAGCGGCAGCGGTTTATCGATGGAGCGGTGGAGCAGGGGTATGACGCCAAACTGGCGGCCGATATCTATGCTGATATTGAGAAATTCGCCAATTACGGATTTCCCAAGAGCCATTCCTGTGCCTACGCCCTTGTGGCCTATCAGACTGCTTACCTGAAGGTGCATTACCCATCGGAGTATATGGCTACCCTACTGACTTCGGTGATGGCCAAGAACAAGAACATCAAGCTCGGTGAATACCTACAGGAATGCCAGGAAATGGGGATCACCGTCTTGCCGCCGGACGTGAACACCAGTGAGAAGGTTTTCGTGCCCAGGTCCGATGGAAGCATCGTCTTTGGACTGACGGCAGTGAAAAACGTCGGTGAATCCGTGGTGGAAGCCATAGTCAAGGAGCGGAGCAAGCGAATCTTTTCCTCCTTATATGATTTCTGCAGCCGAGTTTCCGTGGGACGAGAGGTACTGATTAGTTTGATTAAGGTAGGTGCCTTCGACAGTCTAGGGGCAAAGCGCTCACAACTGCTCGCCATAGTCGATGACGCCCTCAAGTTGGGGAACAAAGCTAGCTCCCACGAAGATCAAATTAGTTTCTTTGATGTTGCTGCCACAGGGTTTTCCGAACTAGATACGGAACTGCCCTTGCCCGAGATCGAAGAACTGCCGGTCTCCGTCCGGTTGCAGGATGAAAGGGAGTTGGTGGGCTTCTACCTCTCGGGACATCCCTTGGATCAGTATCAGGACCTGTTGGCGAACCTCGACATAGTCGATTCCCGCAGTCTGAGTAAACAACCCGACGAAGCCAAGGTCCAGGTGGCCGGTGTCATTACCGAGCTGCGGCGGATAACCACCAAGAAGGGCGATGAGATGGCCTTTGCCACCTTAGAAGACCGCAGCGGACCCATCGACTTGACGATTTTTCCCAGAACCTGGCAAAGGTATAAGGACCTCTTGGACAGCCATGAACCCCTCCTAGTAGAGGGGAGAAATGACTCCATAATCGATGAACCAGCGCAGACAACGGATTCGGGGGCAGCGGGGGAGACCGAAGAGGAGGAAACCGAGGAGGTCTTCCAGGCTCGTCTGATTGTCAACGGGATTCAACTGCTGAAGGAAGCTCAGCCCTTGAGCTCCAATGGCAAGCCCGCTGAACCAAACACCTTGGAGCTGTGGATCAAAGTCTCTGGTTCCGATCCTGAGCAGCTGTATACCCTACGAGAAGTGCTGGTCAACCATCGCGGGGAACATCCAGTGTATCTGGTCTTTAAGGAACAGAATGTGGCATGCATCGTTGATGAGAAGCATTGGGTTGATGCTTCCGTGAGTCAGCTGCCCGCTGCCATCGAGGCCGTTACCGGCGTGGGTACCGTGGTGGTCCAAAGTACTAAGCGACCTTAG
- a CDS encoding serine acetyltransferase has translation MIYSHFANDIDLTDVANRLMASIRSHEDIERQAPLLPEPEEVVSLLEDLRWLMFPKYFISRTGKCTSPICLLEQIGITYWQLVRLLHNSQGHECKDDCIAGGQQCEVMVKAIEDAHSFMQQLPAIRDILMTDVQAAYDGDPAAKSYDEIILAYPGMYAIFVHRIAHELAKLGYSLMARIMSEHAHSKTGIDIHPGATIGKSFFIDHGTGVVIGETTIIGDNVKIYQGVTLGALSFPKDKDGRVIKGQKRHPTIEDNVTIYAGATVLGGNTVVGEGSVIGGNVWLTESVPPQSLVLARPVVEKLRRGSGISNESEE, from the coding sequence ATGATCTATTCACATTTTGCCAACGATATTGATTTGACTGACGTAGCCAACAGACTGATGGCTTCGATTCGCAGCCATGAGGACATCGAAAGACAGGCTCCCCTTCTTCCTGAGCCCGAGGAAGTGGTTAGCCTCCTAGAGGATCTCCGCTGGCTCATGTTTCCCAAGTACTTCATCAGTCGAACGGGAAAGTGCACCAGTCCCATCTGCTTGTTGGAGCAAATCGGGATCACCTATTGGCAGCTGGTCAGGCTCCTGCATAACTCGCAGGGCCATGAGTGCAAAGACGACTGTATTGCCGGGGGACAGCAGTGTGAGGTAATGGTCAAAGCCATCGAAGACGCCCACAGTTTTATGCAGCAGCTGCCGGCGATCAGAGATATTCTGATGACCGATGTGCAGGCCGCCTACGATGGGGATCCCGCAGCGAAGTCCTACGATGAGATCATCTTGGCTTATCCTGGAATGTATGCTATTTTCGTGCATCGGATTGCCCACGAACTGGCAAAACTAGGTTATAGCTTGATGGCGAGAATAATGAGCGAGCATGCCCACAGCAAGACGGGCATTGACATTCATCCCGGAGCCACCATTGGCAAGAGTTTCTTTATTGATCATGGCACGGGAGTAGTGATCGGTGAGACCACAATTATCGGCGATAACGTCAAGATCTATCAGGGAGTAACCCTAGGCGCCTTGAGCTTCCCCAAGGATAAGGACGGACGAGTGATTAAGGGGCAAAAACGCCACCCAACTATCGAAGATAACGTGACCATCTACGCTGGGGCCACGGTGCTCGGTGGGAATACGGTGGTGGGTGAGGGGTCGGTGATCGGTGGTAATGTTTGGCTGACCGAAAGTGTTCCGCCCCAGAGTTTGGTTCTGGCCCGCCCCGTGGTAGAAAAACTACGTAGGGGCAGCGGAATTTCCAACGAAAGCGAAGAATAA
- a CDS encoding D-2-hydroxyacid dehydrogenase: MTDKFHVLLLFDLDDEQIGEIEAVDSNIVVHKVTADEEPTELLSKAKAIFGWPPVEWLSQAKELQLLHLPSAGADRYTDPAIFANPNVVVTNSSGVFGIPIAEHVLGMCLDFARKLSTFAIAQRQRRWQKLELGELYGKTMGIVGLGDIGLETAARAKAFGMRIVASKRTPAPCPDVVDELYHGPTAIQRVMEQSDYIVLALPGTRHTEGIISRELLSACKPGAFIVNVGRGKIIDEEALIEFLQSGRLGGAGLDVFHTEPLPADSPLWDLDNVLITPHNAGSTPEHGRRTTAIFTENLRRLFTGEELRNVVDLQLGY; this comes from the coding sequence ATGACCGATAAGTTTCACGTGCTGTTGCTTTTTGACCTAGATGATGAACAGATCGGGGAAATTGAGGCTGTGGATAGTAACATCGTGGTGCACAAAGTTACCGCCGATGAGGAGCCAACGGAACTATTAAGCAAAGCCAAAGCGATTTTCGGCTGGCCGCCTGTGGAGTGGCTAAGTCAAGCCAAGGAGCTGCAGTTGCTGCACTTGCCCAGTGCTGGAGCCGATCGCTACACTGATCCAGCGATCTTTGCCAACCCCAATGTGGTGGTCACTAACTCCTCGGGCGTCTTTGGAATTCCCATCGCCGAGCATGTCCTAGGCATGTGCTTGGATTTTGCCCGGAAACTGTCAACCTTCGCTATTGCCCAAAGACAGCGCCGTTGGCAGAAGCTGGAACTAGGCGAGCTGTATGGCAAGACCATGGGAATCGTTGGCCTGGGAGATATTGGCCTGGAAACCGCCGCCCGGGCTAAGGCCTTTGGCATGCGAATTGTCGCCAGCAAGCGCACCCCTGCCCCCTGTCCCGATGTAGTGGATGAATTGTATCACGGCCCCACGGCCATCCAGCGGGTGATGGAACAAAGCGATTATATCGTCCTTGCCCTGCCGGGAACTAGACACACCGAGGGGATCATCTCCCGGGAACTGTTGTCGGCGTGCAAGCCTGGGGCCTTTATCGTCAATGTCGGGAGGGGTAAGATTATCGATGAGGAGGCTTTAATCGAGTTCTTGCAGTCAGGAAGACTGGGAGGGGCTGGACTAGACGTTTTCCATACAGAACCCTTGCCTGCTGACAGTCCCCTCTGGGATCTGGACAATGTCCTGATCACTCCCCACAACGCCGGAAGTACGCCAGAACACGGCCGGCGAACCACTGCGATCTTCACCGAGAATCTCAGGAGGCTCTTTACCGGCGAAGAGCTGCGAAACGTCGTTGACCTCCAGCTTGGCTACTAG
- a CDS encoding nucleoside kinase has protein sequence MVQEATVNVIVKPGNQSLTVPAGTRLEDLAKEFVTPETGVIVAAMVDNRLLDLHTTLDSDCTVEFVDLRSTAGQRIYQRSAVMILLKATQDVLPGAQVSIEHSLSNGLYGEIHWSSPIGPEEIKLIAGRMRELVEADLPISKETVSLEQALDYFASLEQWDKVELLKGRQSNSSEAQTCTMYSLLDFKDYYYSYVVPSTGYISSFRLHFYLPGFILQIPARHSPQMIPPYKEQPKLAAIFREAERWGQVEGVEYVGSLNKIIKTGNIKELILVSEALHEKKTMEIADLIVKNGETRVILIAGPSSSGKTTFAQRLRLHLRVNGLRPVAISLDDYFVDREKTPRDEEGHYDFESIEAIDLELFNSDLAKLIQGEPINLPTFDFREGRRRYEGRTLQISSDQPIILEGIHGLNDRLTESIPAAHKFKIYISCLTQLNLDAHNRIPTTDVRKIRRIFRDYQFRNHSAEATLNMWTRIRRGEERNIFPFQENADVMFNSALPYELAVLKPLVEPLLREIPPTSEQYSEAQRLLKFLSYFLPLAPDDVPKTSILQEFLGNSAFS, from the coding sequence ATGGTCCAAGAGGCAACAGTCAATGTCATTGTCAAACCGGGTAATCAGTCTCTGACAGTTCCCGCTGGAACCCGGCTTGAGGATTTGGCAAAGGAATTTGTCACTCCGGAAACCGGGGTTATCGTGGCGGCTATGGTGGATAATCGGTTGCTGGATTTGCATACCACCCTTGACTCCGACTGTACCGTGGAGTTCGTTGATCTGCGGAGCACCGCGGGTCAACGGATTTATCAGCGGAGCGCGGTGATGATTCTCCTCAAGGCCACCCAGGATGTCCTCCCGGGAGCACAGGTATCCATCGAGCACTCCTTAAGCAACGGTCTGTATGGAGAAATTCATTGGAGTTCTCCCATTGGTCCCGAGGAGATTAAGCTGATTGCCGGGAGAATGCGTGAGTTAGTAGAGGCAGATCTGCCTATCAGCAAGGAGACGGTGAGTTTAGAACAGGCTCTGGACTACTTTGCTTCTTTAGAGCAATGGGATAAGGTGGAACTTCTCAAGGGACGCCAGTCCAACAGCAGCGAGGCCCAAACCTGTACCATGTATTCGCTGCTGGATTTCAAGGACTATTACTACAGTTACGTAGTTCCCAGTACCGGTTATATCTCTAGCTTTCGTTTGCACTTCTATTTACCAGGCTTTATCCTGCAGATTCCTGCTCGCCACAGTCCCCAGATGATTCCACCCTACAAGGAACAGCCGAAATTGGCGGCAATCTTTCGGGAAGCAGAGCGCTGGGGTCAGGTAGAGGGGGTAGAATATGTCGGTTCCTTGAACAAGATAATCAAAACCGGCAACATCAAGGAACTGATTCTTGTCTCGGAAGCGCTCCATGAAAAGAAGACAATGGAGATCGCCGATCTCATCGTCAAGAATGGCGAAACCCGAGTGATTCTCATTGCCGGGCCATCATCATCGGGGAAGACAACCTTTGCCCAACGGCTTCGCTTACATCTGCGAGTCAACGGCCTGCGACCGGTGGCAATTTCCCTGGATGACTATTTTGTGGACCGAGAGAAAACACCCCGAGACGAAGAGGGGCACTATGACTTTGAATCCATTGAGGCCATCGACCTGGAACTGTTCAACTCCGATCTGGCAAAGTTGATTCAAGGTGAGCCGATTAATCTGCCCACCTTTGATTTCCGGGAGGGTCGTCGCCGGTATGAAGGGAGAACCCTGCAGATTAGCAGCGACCAGCCCATCATATTAGAAGGAATTCATGGGCTGAATGACCGGTTGACGGAAAGCATTCCCGCGGCCCATAAGTTCAAAATCTACATCAGCTGCTTAACTCAGTTAAATCTCGATGCCCACAACCGAATTCCCACCACCGATGTGCGCAAGATTAGGAGAATCTTTCGAGATTACCAGTTCCGCAATCACAGTGCGGAGGCAACCTTGAACATGTGGACTCGGATTCGCCGAGGTGAAGAGCGGAATATCTTTCCCTTCCAGGAGAATGCCGATGTAATGTTCAATTCCGCTTTGCCCTATGAACTAGCGGTTCTCAAGCCCTTGGTTGAGCCGCTGCTTAGGGAAATTCCCCCCACCAGTGAGCAGTATTCTGAGGCGCAGCGGTTGCTGAAGTTCCTCAGCTACTTTTTGCCCTTGGCCCCGGACGATGTGCCGAAAACGTCGATTCTTCAGGAGTTTCTCGGCAACTCGGCTTTTTCCTGA
- a CDS encoding threonine/serine exporter encodes MKALLQLLASFVVGYSYGVVAQVPRRYLLAGGFVGAGTWGGYLVGMALFPGNRIVGAFFGGIAVGLGSEICARRFRAPVTAFLVPGLITLVPGADAYLTMLYFLESQWERGITSATTTLFLAGAIAAGVVLTGSVFRIGVNLRTNRRPLL; translated from the coding sequence ATGAAAGCGCTCCTCCAATTGTTGGCAAGCTTTGTCGTCGGATACTCCTACGGCGTTGTCGCTCAGGTTCCCCGTCGTTATCTCCTGGCTGGGGGCTTCGTGGGAGCGGGAACCTGGGGCGGTTATCTGGTGGGAATGGCTCTTTTTCCCGGCAATCGAATCGTCGGTGCTTTTTTTGGTGGGATTGCGGTGGGTTTGGGCAGTGAGATTTGCGCCCGGAGATTTCGAGCTCCCGTGACAGCCTTCTTGGTACCGGGGCTGATTACCCTGGTCCCGGGAGCCGACGCCTACTTGACGATGTTATATTTTCTGGAGTCCCAATGGGAACGGGGCATCACCAGCGCCACTACGACCCTGTTCTTAGCCGGAGCAATTGCTGCCGGAGTTGTCTTGACGGGTTCTGTTTTTCGGATCGGAGTTAACCTGAGAACTAATCGTCGGCCTTTGCTCTAG
- a CDS encoding threonine/serine exporter family protein, translating to MKQQVAAAPSTDVICLGWRLAVEAGVELLGAGAETARVEDTVERIGRAVGAKKIDAFVTPTGLFAAMEDADGASFTTVRRIRYIENNIAVITAINSMSRDLAEGKSDVFQAWDKLCAVKRNRLAYTPAVVAIAAGIFSGAFAHLFQGKALDMLFALLCGYSLSTSSYFLRRWGVNMFLRSSLGGVIAAIWGLIATTVSATCSRDAVILGGLMVLVPGAVITGAVRDVMSGELVSGVSRAAEALMVALAIAVGVAAVFGLGGVV from the coding sequence ATGAAACAACAGGTTGCAGCTGCACCGAGCACCGACGTTATTTGTCTGGGTTGGAGGCTAGCCGTTGAGGCCGGTGTGGAATTGTTGGGGGCAGGGGCGGAGACAGCCCGGGTGGAGGATACCGTTGAGCGAATTGGCCGGGCCGTAGGAGCGAAGAAGATTGATGCCTTTGTTACTCCCACGGGTCTTTTTGCCGCGATGGAGGATGCCGATGGTGCCTCCTTCACAACGGTGCGCCGAATTCGCTACATAGAGAACAATATCGCGGTGATTACCGCGATCAACAGTATGTCTCGGGACCTGGCCGAAGGAAAAAGCGATGTCTTTCAGGCCTGGGACAAGCTGTGCGCCGTAAAAAGGAATCGGTTAGCCTACACTCCGGCCGTGGTGGCGATAGCGGCGGGAATCTTCAGTGGCGCCTTTGCCCACCTCTTCCAAGGTAAAGCCCTTGATATGCTCTTTGCTCTCTTGTGTGGTTATTCACTTTCTACTAGCTCTTATTTTCTTCGGCGTTGGGGAGTTAATATGTTTCTCCGCTCGTCCCTGGGTGGGGTGATTGCCGCCATCTGGGGATTAATTGCCACCACGGTTTCGGCGACCTGCAGTCGGGATGCAGTAATCCTGGGTGGGCTTATGGTATTGGTGCCGGGAGCGGTTATCACCGGTGCTGTGCGTGACGTGATGTCTGGAGAACTGGTTTCAGGGGTAAGTCGCGCCGCTGAAGCTCTCATGGTGGCTCTAGCCATCGCCGTTGGTGTGGCTGCAGTCTTTGGCCTAGGGGGAGTGGTATAG
- a CDS encoding DUF4080 domain-containing protein — protein MTKKDLQPKLVLATLTAKYIHSSLALRYLREACRHLPINIKTQEYHINMPPLDILSGIYEEKPDILGFSCYIWNITQTLELATMIKQIWPNCQIILGGPEVSYDADSLLAAQGDIDFIISGEGEESFPQLLTYLTEGSGSLRRIPGLTYRLPDGTIASNPPESIKDLSQVPSAYSEEGLKNLENKLVYLETSRGCPFSCRYCLSSRSRGVRYFPLNRVKQEIRALVENKCSQIKFVDRTFNCHKERAMELWRFMRDLPGDSIFHFEIDAELLDDDMLQLLATVPAGKFQFEIGVQTTTEDSLAVISRRQDWNKLAETVSTLTNRGNIETHLDLIAGLPQDTLPEFGQALDRVFSLKPTRIQLGFLKVLKGSGLWYDSQELGLVYQGQPPYEILTTPTMSYDDLRYLKQVELLVESYYNTHRFDLTLDLVVTHLYDGSFMAFLEDFAKYWLDRGLFSVAHKQYNLYRFLAEFFRERHRKDAWTLEAMLYDYAAKEPRRDLPVLGSKPRDLKLRNRDTYHRLIGDPRWQEKFIPALKGLPNRQIDRHLRIVQIRLDKTGPEAILGEGPWYLFDYDQQDPITGRAAVTAISGFSVD, from the coding sequence ATGACTAAGAAGGATCTACAACCAAAGCTAGTTCTAGCTACACTGACGGCGAAATACATCCACTCATCGCTGGCTTTGCGGTACCTGCGGGAGGCTTGCCGCCATCTCCCCATCAACATTAAGACCCAAGAGTATCACATCAACATGCCACCCCTAGACATCCTAAGCGGAATTTACGAGGAAAAGCCCGATATCTTGGGCTTTTCCTGCTACATCTGGAACATTACCCAGACCCTGGAGTTGGCGACAATGATCAAGCAGATCTGGCCCAACTGCCAGATTATCCTCGGGGGTCCCGAGGTTAGCTATGATGCTGACAGTCTCCTAGCGGCCCAGGGCGACATAGATTTCATCATTAGTGGCGAGGGAGAAGAGAGTTTTCCCCAGCTGCTGACCTACTTAACGGAGGGAAGCGGCAGTTTACGCCGAATCCCGGGATTAACCTATCGGTTGCCCGATGGAACAATTGCCAGTAACCCGCCGGAGTCCATCAAGGATCTGTCCCAGGTTCCCTCAGCCTACTCTGAAGAAGGCCTGAAAAATCTGGAAAACAAGCTGGTTTATCTAGAAACCAGTCGCGGCTGTCCCTTTTCCTGCCGGTATTGTCTCTCCTCTCGTTCCAGGGGTGTGCGATACTTCCCTCTAAATCGGGTGAAGCAGGAGATTCGCGCCTTAGTGGAGAACAAATGTTCTCAAATCAAGTTTGTTGATCGGACCTTTAACTGCCACAAGGAGCGGGCTATGGAGCTGTGGCGCTTTATGCGGGACCTGCCCGGCGATAGCATTTTTCACTTTGAAATCGATGCGGAATTGCTGGACGACGACATGCTCCAGTTACTGGCCACAGTTCCAGCCGGGAAATTCCAGTTTGAGATTGGAGTCCAGACCACGACAGAGGATTCTTTGGCAGTTATTTCCCGCCGCCAGGATTGGAACAAGTTGGCAGAGACGGTCTCGACACTGACCAACCGGGGGAATATTGAAACCCATTTGGACTTGATCGCCGGTTTGCCACAGGACACGTTACCGGAGTTTGGACAAGCTTTGGATCGGGTTTTTTCCCTCAAGCCCACCAGGATCCAATTGGGATTCCTCAAGGTTTTGAAGGGGTCGGGGCTGTGGTATGACAGCCAAGAGCTGGGTCTGGTGTACCAAGGACAACCTCCCTACGAGATATTGACAACGCCAACCATGTCCTATGATGATCTGCGATACCTAAAGCAAGTGGAACTCCTGGTAGAGTCTTACTACAACACCCATCGCTTTGATCTCACCTTGGATTTGGTGGTTACTCATTTGTATGACGGTAGTTTCATGGCTTTTTTGGAAGACTTTGCCAAGTACTGGCTGGACAGAGGGCTTTTTTCCGTGGCCCACAAGCAGTACAATTTGTACCGCTTCTTGGCAGAGTTTTTCCGAGAGCGGCACAGAAAAGATGCTTGGACACTGGAAGCGATGCTTTATGACTACGCTGCCAAGGAGCCCCGGCGAGATTTGCCGGTGCTGGGGTCAAAACCTCGGGATCTAAAATTGAGAAACCGCGACACTTACCACAGGCTCATTGGAGATCCCCGTTGGCAGGAGAAATTTATCCCTGCGCTCAAGGGCCTGCCGAATCGGCAGATTGATCGGCACCTTCGCATTGTACAGATTAGACTGGACAAGACTGGACCAGAGGCAATCCTTGGAGAGGGGCCTTGGTATCTCTTTGACTATGATCAGCAGGATCCCATTACGGGACGGGCGGCAGTGACAGCAATATCTGGCTTCTCGGTGGATTAG